In one window of Synechococcales cyanobacterium T60_A2020_003 DNA:
- a CDS encoding PRC-barrel domain-containing protein, with the protein MTFEHSCQRADILGTQIITRDTGKRLGVVSQLWVDIDRREVVAIGLRESMLSGVLSNTQELMLLSNVRQFGDVILVDDDSVIEETLNIDGYSSLINCEVVTEAGDLLGKVRGFKFNVNTGKVEAIVIASFGIPLIPDQVISTYELSMDEVVSSGPDRLIVFEGAEEKLVQLTVGILERLGIGRSPWDREDDYYVMPTSSTNQLGTGIPAAEPLRREAAPAAQEATWDADNWSEARQPLVEEALAEESNWDDDDRYEYEPITYNEPPRQEMRQYAEPQYVEEDVTRDAWEDDENPQPYSPPKLNLPNRETVAEYEEETDY; encoded by the coding sequence ATGACATTTGAACACTCTTGCCAACGAGCAGATATTCTCGGAACTCAAATTATCACTCGCGACACCGGAAAGCGTCTGGGCGTTGTGAGTCAGCTCTGGGTCGATATTGACCGCCGCGAAGTTGTGGCCATTGGCCTGCGGGAAAGTATGCTTTCTGGAGTTCTATCGAATACGCAAGAGTTGATGTTGCTAAGCAACGTTCGCCAATTTGGAGATGTCATCTTAGTGGATGATGACTCCGTGATTGAAGAAACGCTGAATATCGACGGCTACAGTAGCCTCATCAACTGCGAGGTCGTTACCGAAGCTGGAGACTTACTCGGCAAAGTGCGCGGCTTCAAATTCAACGTCAACACAGGGAAAGTGGAAGCCATTGTGATTGCCTCCTTCGGGATTCCCCTCATTCCCGACCAGGTAATCAGCACCTATGAACTATCGATGGATGAGGTCGTCAGCAGCGGCCCCGATCGCCTGATTGTGTTTGAAGGCGCAGAAGAGAAGCTCGTTCAGCTCACGGTTGGTATCCTGGAACGCTTAGGAATTGGGCGATCGCCTTGGGATCGCGAAGACGACTACTACGTGATGCCCACCTCCAGCACCAATCAGTTGGGCACCGGAATTCCTGCCGCAGAACCCCTCCGCCGAGAGGCCGCCCCCGCCGCCCAGGAAGCCACCTGGGACGCAGACAACTGGAGCGAAGCCCGTCAGCCCCTCGTCGAGGAAGCCTTAGCCGAAGAATCCAACTGGGACGACGACGATCGCTACGAGTACGAACCGATCACCTACAACGAACCTCCCCGTCAGGAAATGCGCCAGTACGCTGAACCGCAGTATGTTGAGGAAGATGTAACGCGGGATGCCTGGGAAGACGATGAGAATCCCCAACC